The following are encoded in a window of Brachyhypopomus gauderio isolate BG-103 chromosome 18, BGAUD_0.2, whole genome shotgun sequence genomic DNA:
- the mrpl22 gene encoding large ribosomal subunit protein uL22m encodes MAASAVTANGVTHLSRLIRHIHSRFVGPSSQVTCLHTSAVLNVKNWDRKNRILYPPQQKDEPPRPAEIYHCRRQIKYSKDKMWYLAKLIKGMTIDQALAQLEFSDKKGAKVIKEVLLEAQDMAVKNHNVEYKSNLYIADSFSGKGKYLKRIRYHGRGMFGIMEKVHCHYFVKLVEGTPPTVEQTTAFDQAKEYVEQLKKRTIIHSL; translated from the exons ATGGCAGCCTCCGCTGTGACAGCGAATG GGGTTACACATTTGAGTCGTTTGATTAGACACATCCATTCAAG GTTTGTCGGCCCCAGTTCACAAGTAACCTGCCTTCACACCAGTGCAGTATTAAATGTCAAAAACTGGGATAGAAAAAATCGCATTTTATATCCGCCTCAGCAGAAGGATGAACCCCCCAGACCAGCA GAGATATACCACTGCAGACGTCAAATTAAGTATAGCAAAGACAAGATGTGGTACCTGGCAAAGCTC ATTAAAGGAATGACCATTGATCAGGCCCTTGCTCAGCTTGAGTTCAGTGACAAGAAGGGAGCCAAAGTGATAAAAGAG GTTCTTTTGGAAGCCCAAGACATGGCTGTGAAGAACCACAATGTTGAATATAAATCAAATTTGTACATTG CTGATTCCTTCTCGGGCAAAGGCAAATACCTTAAACGCATTCGCTACCATGGCCGAGGCATGTTCGGGATCATGGAGAAAGTGCACTGTCATTACTTTGTGAAGCTGGTTGAGGGCACGCCGCCCACAGTGGAGCAGACGACTGCGTTTGATCAGGCCAAGGAGTACGTTGAACAGCTTAAGAAACGGACGATCATCCACTCCCTTTAG